From Microbacterium croceum, a single genomic window includes:
- a CDS encoding SURF1 family protein, whose amino-acid sequence MLRRRWIGMLLLCLVVAGVFAWLGQWQLERAIETDPPPAGVTEQVQPLTDVLGPGEYLPEPLVGQRVETAGSWVADDFLVVSHRFNDGVEGYWVTGQLRVAERTSIAVAIGWTADRAAADAAAATLNEEADDAEVKISGRIISDEGPGVPPQAEPERMDRMSTAALLSRWHDIDQLDVYRPYLASTTALAGLDDIDSPAPEELSPVNWLNVFYAVEWAIFAGFAFYLWYRLAKDAWEREVEEFEDAQAASA is encoded by the coding sequence ATGCTGCGCAGACGCTGGATCGGGATGCTGTTGCTGTGCCTCGTGGTGGCAGGCGTCTTCGCGTGGCTCGGACAGTGGCAGCTCGAACGGGCGATCGAGACCGATCCGCCGCCCGCCGGCGTGACGGAGCAGGTCCAGCCGCTTACGGACGTGCTCGGGCCGGGGGAGTACCTGCCCGAGCCGCTGGTCGGTCAGCGGGTGGAGACGGCAGGCTCGTGGGTCGCCGATGACTTCCTCGTGGTCTCGCACCGGTTCAACGACGGCGTCGAGGGCTACTGGGTCACCGGTCAGCTGCGCGTCGCGGAGCGCACGTCGATCGCCGTCGCCATCGGGTGGACGGCCGATCGCGCCGCCGCCGATGCGGCAGCCGCAACGCTGAACGAAGAGGCGGACGACGCGGAGGTGAAGATCAGCGGCCGTATCATCTCCGATGAGGGGCCGGGGGTCCCCCCGCAGGCGGAGCCGGAGCGGATGGACCGGATGTCGACGGCGGCGCTGCTCAGTCGCTGGCATGACATCGATCAGCTCGACGTCTACCGGCCGTATCTGGCGTCGACGACCGCGCTCGCGGGTCTCGACGACATCGACTCTCCCGCCCCCGAAGAGCTGTCGCCGGTCAACTGGTTGAACGTCTTCTACGCGGTCGAGTGGGCGATCTTCGCCGGCTTCGCGTTCTACCTCTGGTATCGCCTGGCCAAGGACGCCTGGGAGCGCGAGGTCGAGGAGTTCGAGGACGCCCAGGCCGCGTCCGCCTGA
- a CDS encoding ExeM/NucH family extracellular endonuclease — protein MMSAPLDENRTVPVLHRTHRGRIGALAVTCVAALSFGSLTAVPAFADPSGSGLVINEAYLSGGSAGAAFTNKFVELYNPTSAPITLDGMSLQYRSATGTGNFNGVAPLTGVVPAGGYYLVQGNSNGTNGAALPTPDAVTTLTPSGTNGTLALVEGTTAVALTPGSAAGADGVIDLLGYGTSNTFEGAAATAPAGNADVKSLNRTNGADTDDNKADFSLSATITPQNSGGTDPGTDPGTDPGTEPATATIAEVQGTTDVSPFDGKTVTVQGVVTGDYRTGGYKGISIQTQGSGGATDATPGASDGIFVFLNALAPALEIGDLVSVTGTVSEYFGQTQIAPSALSGISVVTAGVGVPEATPLPDTVVGADREQYENMLVAPTGTYRLASSHQLYNFGTLWLNAGDDLNVKSTETTRPGDDAAAIAAANRANRIFLDDGWSVQINNNAHTGEQPYFTKDAVVRNGDVVDFSDSGYILQWGFDDWRLQPIVPIDDSASADLKAGFEASNPRTESAPEVGGDAQVASFNVYNYFTTLKSENSNARGAANAAQFAIQKSKIVAAINGLDAEIVSLMEIENSVKLGKPIDTALADLVDGLNDAAGSEVWAYVPTPDALNDAATTDYITNAIIYKKDAVSPVGESATVTDETVWGNAREPIAQAFDIDGRVVNVVANHLKSKSPPTGAGAEPADGQGFFNADRVAQAEAILAFTEELEETSGSSDTLLIGDFNAYSEEDPIDVFTSNGWSDLVADKTDGQYTYSFDGELGSLDHVIASPSLASSITGAGVWTINSPEWSDRGYAFGAAEAGTPFRSSDHDPIIVGVSSEIPPVSIDVVTINDFHGRIEADGAAAGAAVVAGAVKQFREENPNTIFAGAGDLIGASTFTSFINDDNPTIDALNAAGLDVSAAGNHEFDQGWEDLRDRVQDRADWEYISSNVFLTETGEPALAPAWVKELDGVKVGFIGAVTEDLDSLVSPEGIADLEVRSIVDSVNAVADDLRDGDESNGEADVIILLVHEGASSVELSSITEDSPLGEIVYGVDQDVDAIVSAHTHLAYNHVIDGRPVVSAGQYGENLGLMNLQVDPKTKDLISITNEIKPLTSAGKPLYPAVPEVADIVAKAKAEADVLGAIKVGDISADFNRARQSDGKTENRGGESTIGNFVADVQQWSTGADIALMNPGGIRANLTYASTGASDPDGNVTYREAATVQPFANTLVTLTLTGAQLKSVLEEQWQPAGSARPFLKLGVSKGLVYTYDPTAAQGSRVTSITLNGTAIDPAANYTVAANSFLAAGGDNFFTFKEGTGKRDTGKIDLQSMVDWFDANKTAAPDYAQRAVGVTVSPADADGYSAGDQVTVALSSLAFSAGEPAPGAVTLSLGDTQLATGTVDPAVVDTTDEGGRASLTFTVPSGVFGEQQLTVAVAGTGTTVQVPFTIAGEEAFAGTIALGSTKVTAGKKLQITGEGYVPGETVTIELQAKKGKPVEVGTVQVGADGKFSTSVTVPKSAPSGKYTVSAAQADGDAATATVTVNRAGGIIGAILDWLWDLLTRWF, from the coding sequence ATGATGTCCGCCCCACTCGATGAGAACCGCACGGTTCCCGTCCTGCATCGCACGCACAGGGGGCGCATCGGCGCTCTCGCCGTGACCTGCGTCGCCGCGCTGAGCTTCGGCTCGCTGACCGCCGTCCCCGCCTTCGCCGATCCCTCGGGCTCCGGCCTCGTGATCAACGAGGCCTACCTGTCCGGCGGGAGCGCCGGCGCCGCGTTCACGAACAAGTTCGTCGAACTGTACAACCCGACGAGCGCCCCGATCACGCTCGACGGCATGTCGTTGCAGTACCGATCGGCCACCGGCACGGGTAACTTCAACGGCGTCGCGCCTCTTACGGGTGTCGTCCCCGCCGGCGGCTATTACCTGGTGCAGGGCAACAGCAACGGCACGAACGGGGCTGCTCTGCCCACGCCGGATGCGGTCACCACCCTCACACCCAGTGGTACGAACGGAACGCTCGCGCTGGTCGAGGGCACGACGGCGGTCGCTCTCACGCCGGGTTCGGCGGCCGGCGCCGACGGCGTCATCGACCTGCTCGGCTACGGCACCTCGAACACCTTCGAGGGCGCTGCGGCCACCGCTCCGGCCGGGAACGCCGACGTCAAGTCGCTGAACCGCACGAACGGCGCCGACACCGATGACAACAAGGCGGACTTCTCGCTGTCGGCCACGATCACTCCGCAGAACTCCGGCGGCACCGACCCCGGTACCGACCCCGGCACCGATCCCGGTACCGAGCCGGCGACGGCGACGATCGCCGAGGTGCAGGGGACGACCGACGTCTCGCCGTTCGACGGCAAGACCGTCACCGTGCAGGGCGTCGTCACCGGCGACTACCGCACCGGCGGCTACAAGGGCATCTCGATCCAGACGCAGGGCTCCGGTGGTGCCACCGATGCTACTCCCGGTGCCTCCGACGGCATCTTCGTCTTCCTGAACGCACTCGCTCCGGCGCTGGAGATCGGCGATCTCGTCTCCGTCACCGGCACCGTGAGCGAGTACTTCGGTCAGACCCAGATCGCCCCCTCCGCGCTCAGCGGCATCTCGGTGGTGACCGCAGGCGTGGGCGTTCCCGAGGCGACCCCGCTGCCCGACACCGTGGTCGGCGCCGACCGTGAGCAGTACGAGAACATGCTCGTCGCTCCCACCGGCACCTACCGGCTCGCGTCGAGTCACCAGCTCTACAACTTCGGAACGCTCTGGCTGAACGCCGGTGACGACCTGAACGTCAAGAGCACAGAGACCACGCGCCCCGGCGACGATGCGGCGGCCATCGCTGCGGCCAACCGCGCGAACCGCATCTTCCTCGATGACGGGTGGTCCGTGCAGATCAACAACAACGCCCACACCGGCGAGCAGCCGTACTTCACGAAGGACGCGGTGGTCCGTAACGGCGACGTCGTCGACTTCAGCGACAGCGGCTACATCCTGCAGTGGGGCTTCGACGACTGGCGGCTGCAGCCGATCGTCCCGATCGACGACTCGGCCTCGGCAGATCTGAAGGCCGGATTCGAGGCGAGCAACCCGCGCACCGAGTCCGCGCCGGAGGTCGGCGGCGACGCGCAGGTCGCGTCGTTCAACGTCTACAACTACTTCACGACCCTGAAGTCCGAGAACTCGAACGCTCGTGGTGCGGCGAACGCAGCGCAGTTCGCGATCCAGAAGTCGAAGATCGTCGCGGCGATCAACGGACTCGACGCCGAGATCGTCTCGCTCATGGAGATCGAGAACTCGGTCAAGCTCGGAAAGCCCATCGACACCGCACTCGCGGACCTGGTCGACGGGCTGAACGACGCGGCCGGCAGCGAGGTCTGGGCCTACGTGCCCACTCCGGATGCGCTGAACGACGCGGCGACGACCGACTACATCACCAACGCGATCATCTACAAGAAGGACGCGGTCTCGCCGGTCGGCGAGAGCGCGACGGTCACGGATGAGACGGTCTGGGGCAACGCCCGCGAGCCGATCGCACAGGCGTTCGACATCGACGGTCGCGTCGTGAACGTGGTCGCGAACCACCTGAAGTCCAAGTCGCCGCCCACCGGTGCCGGCGCCGAGCCGGCCGACGGACAGGGCTTCTTCAACGCCGACCGCGTCGCGCAGGCCGAGGCCATCCTCGCGTTCACCGAGGAGCTGGAAGAGACCTCGGGTTCCAGCGACACCCTGCTCATCGGTGACTTCAACGCGTACAGCGAGGAAGACCCCATCGACGTCTTCACCTCGAACGGCTGGAGCGACCTCGTCGCCGACAAGACCGACGGCCAGTACACCTACTCGTTCGACGGTGAGCTCGGATCGCTCGACCACGTGATCGCCTCGCCCTCGCTGGCGTCGTCGATCACCGGAGCTGGCGTGTGGACCATCAACTCGCCCGAGTGGAGCGACCGCGGCTACGCGTTCGGCGCCGCGGAGGCCGGTACGCCGTTCCGCTCCAGCGACCACGACCCGATCATCGTCGGCGTCTCCTCGGAGATCCCGCCGGTGAGCATCGACGTCGTCACGATCAACGACTTCCACGGTCGGATCGAGGCGGATGGCGCCGCTGCGGGAGCAGCCGTCGTGGCTGGAGCAGTCAAGCAGTTCCGTGAGGAGAACCCGAACACGATCTTCGCCGGAGCCGGCGACCTGATCGGCGCCTCGACGTTCACCTCGTTCATCAACGACGACAACCCCACGATCGACGCGCTGAACGCGGCCGGGCTCGATGTGAGCGCCGCGGGCAACCACGAGTTCGACCAGGGCTGGGAGGACCTGCGCGACCGCGTGCAGGATCGCGCGGACTGGGAGTACATCTCCTCGAACGTGTTCCTCACCGAGACCGGGGAGCCTGCGCTCGCGCCTGCCTGGGTCAAGGAGCTCGACGGCGTGAAGGTCGGCTTCATCGGGGCCGTGACGGAGGACCTCGACTCGCTGGTGTCCCCGGAAGGCATCGCCGACCTCGAGGTGCGCAGCATCGTCGACTCCGTGAACGCGGTGGCCGATGACCTGCGCGACGGCGACGAGTCCAACGGCGAGGCGGATGTCATCATCCTGCTCGTGCACGAGGGGGCGTCGAGCGTGGAGCTGTCGAGCATCACGGAGGACTCTCCGCTGGGTGAGATCGTCTACGGCGTCGACCAGGACGTCGACGCGATCGTGTCGGCGCACACACACCTCGCGTACAACCACGTCATCGACGGCCGCCCGGTCGTCTCGGCGGGCCAGTACGGCGAGAACCTGGGTCTGATGAACCTCCAGGTCGACCCGAAGACGAAGGATCTGATCTCGATCACCAACGAGATCAAGCCCCTCACCTCCGCGGGCAAGCCGCTGTATCCCGCAGTGCCGGAGGTCGCGGACATCGTCGCGAAGGCGAAGGCCGAGGCCGACGTGCTCGGCGCGATCAAGGTCGGCGACATCTCGGCCGACTTCAATCGCGCACGTCAGAGTGACGGCAAGACGGAGAACCGGGGTGGCGAATCCACGATCGGCAACTTCGTGGCGGACGTGCAGCAGTGGTCCACCGGGGCGGACATCGCCCTGATGAACCCCGGCGGCATCCGCGCCAACCTCACGTACGCCTCGACCGGAGCATCCGACCCCGACGGCAACGTGACCTACCGCGAGGCCGCCACGGTGCAGCCGTTCGCCAACACGCTGGTGACGCTGACGCTCACGGGTGCGCAGCTGAAGAGTGTGCTGGAGGAGCAGTGGCAGCCGGCGGGCTCCGCGCGTCCGTTCCTCAAGCTCGGCGTCTCGAAAGGTCTGGTGTACACCTACGACCCCACGGCAGCGCAGGGCTCGCGCGTCACCTCGATCACTCTGAACGGCACGGCGATCGATCCGGCGGCGAACTACACGGTCGCCGCCAACTCCTTCCTCGCCGCCGGTGGAGACAACTTCTTCACCTTCAAGGAGGGCACGGGCAAGCGCGACACCGGGAAGATCGACCTGCAGTCGATGGTCGACTGGTTCGACGCGAACAAGACCGCTGCTCCCGACTACGCCCAGCGCGCGGTCGGTGTGACGGTCAGCCCGGCGGATGCCGACGGCTACAGCGCCGGTGACCAGGTGACGGTCGCCCTCTCCTCGCTGGCGTTCAGCGCAGGGGAGCCGGCTCCGGGAGCCGTGACGCTCTCGCTGGGCGACACGCAGCTCGCCACCGGAACGGTCGACCCTGCCGTGGTCGACACCACGGATGAAGGTGGGCGTGCGAGCCTGACGTTCACGGTGCCCTCGGGCGTCTTCGGCGAGCAGCAGCTCACCGTCGCGGTCGCCGGTACCGGGACCACGGTGCAGGTGCCGTTCACGATCGCCGGCGAAGAAGCGTTCGCAGGCACGATCGCGCTCGGCTCCACCAAGGTGACCGCGGGCAAGAAGCTGCAGATCACCGGCGAGGGCTACGTGCCGGGAGAGACCGTGACGATCGAGCTGCAGGCCAAGAAGGGCAAGCCGGTCGAGGTCGGCACCGTGCAGGTGGGTGCAGACGGGAAGTTCTCGACGTCGGTGACCGTGCCGAAGAGCGCTCCCTCTGGCAAGTACACCGTCTCGGCGGCTCAGGCCGATGGCGACGCGGCGACCGCCACGGTCACCGTGAACCGCGCCGGCGGCATCATCGGTGCGATCCTCGACTGGCTCTGGGATCTGCTGACCCGATGGTTCTGA
- a CDS encoding DeoR/GlpR family DNA-binding transcription regulator has product MDAPGPAQRRRLPAGRKADLATYVEQTGQVTVSDLAEHFGVSIDTIRRDLDQLDREGVLVRTHGGAVSAASGPLKDRGLDVRMRVQTEEKERIARIAAGLVEDGSVIMMNAGTTTLAVTRALRNHQDLTIATNNLRIPAEIAPSAFRDLYVFGGAVRSITQATTGPVTFTMTPGGPEVDIRCDLALIAVGAVDEAGYSASNLGDAAMMSEMMQRAERTAILADSSKLGRRFFAQIAHLDRADYLITDAPPPPRIAAALAQADVQVLTP; this is encoded by the coding sequence ATGGATGCTCCAGGACCGGCACAACGACGTCGCCTCCCTGCGGGAAGGAAGGCAGATCTCGCCACCTACGTCGAACAGACGGGACAGGTGACGGTCAGCGACCTCGCCGAGCACTTCGGGGTCTCGATCGACACGATCCGCAGGGACCTCGACCAGCTCGATCGCGAAGGGGTGCTCGTGCGCACGCACGGCGGCGCGGTCAGCGCGGCGAGCGGCCCCCTCAAAGACCGCGGCCTCGACGTGCGCATGCGCGTGCAGACCGAGGAGAAGGAGAGGATCGCCCGCATCGCGGCTGGTCTCGTGGAGGACGGCTCCGTCATCATGATGAACGCCGGCACCACGACTCTCGCCGTGACCCGCGCTCTGCGCAACCACCAGGACCTGACGATCGCGACCAACAACCTCCGCATCCCGGCGGAGATCGCCCCCTCGGCATTCCGCGACCTCTACGTGTTCGGTGGCGCGGTGCGCTCGATCACCCAGGCCACGACGGGACCCGTGACGTTCACCATGACGCCCGGGGGCCCCGAGGTCGACATCCGCTGCGACCTCGCGCTGATCGCAGTCGGCGCGGTCGACGAGGCCGGGTACTCGGCGTCGAACCTCGGCGATGCCGCCATGATGTCGGAGATGATGCAGCGCGCCGAGCGCACCGCGATCCTCGCCGACTCCTCGAAGCTCGGGCGGCGCTTCTTCGCCCAGATCGCGCACCTCGACCGCGCGGACTACCTCATCACCGACGCTCCCCCGCCTCCGCGCATCGCCGCGGCGCTCGCGCAGGCGGACGTGCAGGTGCTCACGCCGTAG
- a CDS encoding ABC transporter substrate-binding protein yields MITVGRGRRILKLAGAATAAVTVLAVAGCSAGGSGTDGSDGGDVTIEFAQWWEPELPDGEFRALIDEFEDANPGITVKLVSGPYASTKEQLFAGAASGTMPDVVGLDGAWVNDFASQGTIADLSALMKEYDYDDSELASQIQVDGSTYMIPVVNFVYPMFTNDDLLAQAGVDAPPATRSEFADAAAKVTALGGDVSGWVLPLSLEAPNGVQNDVMSWVWASGGSMLKDGQPDLTNDDVTSAVEYIGGLWDDGVIASGSFTMKEQDKVEEFTNGRAGMMIDSLAHINLIRETNPDLKFSISAIPAEDGYDGERGIPYASWGIGVAENSEHKEAAFKLVSFLMSEKTNSELSTMAKAFPGNSKSVPDFVNDDELFKTAFDIYQAGYPANEFTGLPVAEELMRQLGEQLQSAFDGQQTIPDALKKAQASWEAEF; encoded by the coding sequence ATGATCACAGTGGGGCGAGGGCGACGCATTCTGAAGCTCGCCGGCGCAGCAACAGCAGCCGTGACGGTCCTGGCAGTGGCGGGGTGCTCGGCAGGCGGCAGCGGAACCGATGGATCCGATGGCGGAGACGTCACCATCGAGTTCGCACAGTGGTGGGAGCCCGAGCTGCCGGACGGCGAGTTCCGTGCGCTCATCGACGAATTCGAGGATGCCAACCCGGGCATCACCGTCAAACTGGTCAGCGGTCCGTACGCATCGACCAAGGAACAGCTCTTCGCCGGCGCAGCGTCCGGCACCATGCCCGATGTCGTCGGCCTCGACGGCGCCTGGGTGAACGACTTCGCGTCGCAGGGGACGATCGCCGACCTCAGCGCGCTCATGAAGGAGTACGACTACGACGACAGCGAGCTGGCCAGCCAGATCCAGGTCGACGGCAGCACATACATGATCCCGGTCGTCAACTTCGTGTACCCGATGTTCACGAATGACGACCTGCTCGCTCAGGCGGGCGTCGATGCACCTCCGGCCACCCGCAGCGAGTTCGCGGATGCCGCGGCGAAGGTCACCGCCCTCGGCGGCGACGTCTCCGGCTGGGTGCTCCCGCTGTCGCTCGAGGCGCCGAACGGGGTGCAGAACGACGTCATGTCGTGGGTCTGGGCCTCCGGCGGATCGATGCTCAAGGATGGCCAGCCCGACCTCACCAACGACGACGTCACCTCCGCGGTGGAGTACATCGGCGGTCTGTGGGACGACGGCGTCATCGCCTCCGGTTCGTTCACGATGAAGGAGCAGGACAAGGTCGAGGAGTTCACCAACGGCCGTGCCGGCATGATGATCGACTCGCTCGCGCACATCAACCTGATCCGTGAGACGAACCCCGACCTGAAGTTCTCGATCTCGGCGATCCCCGCCGAGGACGGCTACGACGGCGAACGCGGCATCCCCTACGCCTCATGGGGCATCGGCGTCGCCGAGAACTCCGAGCACAAGGAAGCGGCCTTCAAGCTGGTGTCGTTCCTGATGAGCGAGAAGACGAACTCCGAGCTCTCGACGATGGCGAAGGCCTTCCCGGGGAACTCGAAGTCGGTGCCGGACTTCGTGAACGACGACGAACTGTTCAAGACGGCGTTCGACATCTACCAGGCGGGATACCCGGCGAACGAGTTCACCGGTCTTCCCGTGGCCGAGGAGCTCATGCGTCAGCTCGGCGAGCAGCTGCAGTCCGCATTCGACGGACAGCAGACGATCCCCGACGCCCTCAAGAAGGCGCAAGCGTCGTGGGAAGCGGAGTTCTGA
- a CDS encoding carbohydrate ABC transporter permease, with protein MTMRTTDDTEVIVTGVAPSRRRRQLRKTAESYAFLSPTMILLFVLMIVPIVMVIGYSFQDNVILNKSPEFVGIANYVEILSDPRFWKATGNTILFTVASVVAHLILGLGFAMMLNSPLLGRFSRSIFRALYILPWLFTVAVIAVLWRMLLAPNGVVNFLLNTDIEWLASPQLALGTIIFINIWAGYPFFMVSLLAGLQGVPAELHEAATVDGAGSVQRFWNVTIPQLRPIIVSLVLLDLIWTSQQFALIWMTTGGGPIDVTEVLSTFTYKLAFAKYDFSLAATSAVLVLLMSMVLAVFYVRHQKARD; from the coding sequence ATGACCATGAGAACGACCGACGACACCGAGGTGATCGTCACCGGAGTGGCACCGTCGCGCCGACGCCGGCAGCTGCGCAAGACCGCAGAGTCCTACGCCTTCCTCTCGCCCACGATGATCCTGCTCTTCGTGTTGATGATCGTGCCGATCGTCATGGTGATCGGGTACTCGTTCCAGGACAACGTCATCCTGAACAAGTCGCCCGAGTTCGTCGGGATCGCCAACTACGTCGAGATCCTCTCCGACCCGCGCTTCTGGAAGGCGACCGGCAACACGATCCTCTTCACGGTGGCGAGCGTGGTCGCGCACCTCATCCTCGGTCTCGGCTTCGCGATGATGCTCAACAGCCCGCTGCTCGGGCGCTTCTCGCGGTCGATCTTCCGGGCCCTCTACATCCTTCCGTGGCTGTTCACGGTCGCGGTCATCGCGGTCCTGTGGCGCATGCTGCTCGCGCCGAACGGCGTCGTCAACTTCCTGCTCAACACCGACATCGAATGGCTGGCGTCCCCGCAGCTCGCGCTGGGCACCATCATCTTCATCAACATCTGGGCGGGATACCCGTTCTTCATGGTGAGCCTGCTCGCCGGCCTGCAGGGTGTCCCCGCAGAACTGCATGAGGCGGCCACGGTCGACGGCGCCGGCAGCGTGCAGCGCTTCTGGAACGTCACCATCCCGCAGCTGCGTCCGATCATCGTGAGCCTGGTGCTGCTGGACCTGATCTGGACCTCCCAGCAGTTCGCCCTGATCTGGATGACGACGGGCGGTGGCCCGATCGACGTCACCGAGGTGCTCAGCACCTTCACCTACAAGTTGGCCTTCGCCAAATACGACTTCTCGCTCGCCGCGACCTCGGCCGTCCTCGTGCTGCTGATGTCGATGGTGCTCGCCGTGTTCTACGTCCGTCACCAGAAAGCGAGGGACTGA
- a CDS encoding carbohydrate ABC transporter permease encodes MALTVRNQQRASKAALTIGLIIGAVFAAGPVLWMLSSSFKSNTQIFELPPRLVTDTFSFDAYVAIFTNPETMRFFLNSYIVAGSVTILTLIVAIQAAYAFSRFEFRGKRILNVVIVSVQAVPPITLLIPYFGLMVALGLYNSYAGLILTYMVFTLPYAIIMMTGYFNTLPKELDEAVRVDGAGSMTALWRILVPISVPGIVSVGIYTFMIAWNEYLFALTLTRTIDMRTVPIGIQLLMGQHSYEWNQIMAMSVLGSIPVLILFLFFQRYFISGLTAGSVKS; translated from the coding sequence ATGGCTCTCACCGTCAGGAACCAACAGCGGGCGTCCAAGGCCGCCCTCACGATCGGGCTCATCATCGGCGCCGTCTTCGCCGCCGGCCCCGTGCTGTGGATGCTCTCGAGCTCCTTCAAGTCGAACACGCAGATCTTCGAGCTCCCGCCGCGGCTGGTGACCGACACCTTCTCGTTCGACGCGTATGTGGCGATCTTCACCAACCCCGAGACGATGCGGTTCTTCCTGAACAGCTATATCGTCGCCGGCTCGGTCACCATCCTCACCCTGATCGTGGCGATCCAGGCGGCCTACGCCTTCAGCCGCTTCGAGTTCCGGGGCAAGCGCATCCTGAACGTGGTGATCGTCAGCGTGCAGGCCGTCCCGCCCATCACGCTGCTGATCCCGTACTTCGGACTCATGGTCGCGCTGGGGCTCTACAACTCCTACGCGGGGCTGATCCTCACCTACATGGTGTTCACGCTGCCCTACGCGATCATCATGATGACCGGCTACTTCAACACCCTTCCGAAGGAGCTCGACGAGGCCGTCCGGGTGGACGGCGCAGGATCCATGACAGCGCTCTGGCGGATCCTCGTTCCGATCTCGGTACCCGGCATCGTCTCGGTCGGCATCTACACGTTCATGATCGCGTGGAACGAGTACCTGTTCGCGCTGACGCTGACGCGCACGATCGACATGCGCACGGTGCCGATCGGCATCCAGCTCCTCATGGGGCAGCACTCCTACGAGTGGAACCAGATCATGGCCATGAGCGTGCTCGGCTCGATCCCCGTGCTCATCCTCTTCCTCTTCTTCCAGCGGTACTTCATCAGCGGCCTCACCGCCGGATCCGTGAAGAGCTGA
- a CDS encoding ketose-bisphosphate aldolase, which yields MLYTGKSILDVANENNFAIPAFNISDWAMFNGIIDISEELSAPVIIAIHPDEVSHITTDLIAAMHSRAHRASVPVAIHWDHGGTYEQMIMAIKAGFTSVMIDASLLPFDENVALTRKVVEAAHAVGIQVEGELGTIGANDSYGESGAAEIIYTNPDDAVRFVQETGVDSLAIAIGTSHGLYPAEKNPELRHDLLEQIKAAVGIPLVLHGGSSNPDSELRRAVELGVNKINISSDIKVSYHNRMREILGTDERLREPNAIQPEPIAAMKVTAAEKIRLFGADGKADLY from the coding sequence GTGCTCTACACCGGCAAATCCATCCTCGACGTCGCGAATGAGAACAACTTCGCCATCCCGGCGTTCAACATCAGCGACTGGGCGATGTTCAACGGCATCATCGACATCAGCGAGGAGCTGTCCGCACCGGTCATCATCGCGATCCACCCGGACGAGGTCTCGCACATCACGACCGACCTGATCGCCGCCATGCACTCCCGTGCGCACCGCGCCAGCGTCCCCGTGGCGATCCACTGGGATCACGGCGGTACCTACGAGCAGATGATCATGGCGATCAAGGCCGGATTCACCTCCGTGATGATCGACGCATCGCTGCTCCCCTTCGATGAGAACGTCGCCCTCACGCGCAAGGTCGTCGAAGCCGCGCACGCCGTCGGCATCCAGGTCGAGGGCGAGCTCGGAACCATCGGCGCGAACGACAGCTACGGGGAGTCCGGCGCCGCCGAGATCATCTACACGAACCCGGATGACGCGGTGCGCTTCGTGCAGGAGACCGGCGTCGACAGCCTCGCCATCGCGATCGGCACCTCGCACGGCCTGTACCCCGCGGAGAAGAACCCGGAGCTGCGCCACGACCTGCTCGAGCAGATCAAGGCCGCAGTCGGCATCCCGCTCGTGCTGCACGGCGGATCCTCGAACCCCGACTCCGAGCTGCGTCGTGCAGTGGAACTCGGTGTGAACAAGATCAACATCTCGAGCGACATCAAGGTCTCGTACCACAACCGCATGCGTGAGATCCTCGGCACCGACGAGCGTCTGCGTGAGCCGAACGCGATCCAGCCCGAGCCGATCGCCGCCATGAAGGTCACCGCGGCTGAGAAGATCAGACTGTTCGGCGCAGACGGCAAGGCCGACCTGTACTGA